The Fusobacterium necrophorum subsp. necrophorum genome has a window encoding:
- a CDS encoding cupin domain-containing protein: protein MKEIKKIKKAEVFLFQNQIAVYPFQVSSMILLESALGRITLLSMGKGEVISAETMPKPRFFILIQGNAYLQFTEKSMVMKKAFFLSVPEHSFYSVHAKEDSIFLEIEYHRGGTFMSEIKTIQHLTRAASFALKDEISYGKGQIMSKNLVMNPSMVMTLMSFDQGENLSAHKAPGDALVTMLEGEAKFWIDGKEHLIRTGENIILPGNISHAVEAVTPFKMLLIIAK, encoded by the coding sequence ATGAAAGAAATCAAAAAAATAAAAAAAGCGGAAGTATTTTTATTCCAAAATCAAATTGCAGTTTATCCTTTTCAAGTTTCCAGTATGATTCTGTTGGAATCTGCTCTGGGAAGAATTACTTTGTTATCTATGGGAAAAGGGGAGGTAATTTCGGCAGAAACCATGCCTAAGCCCAGATTTTTTATATTGATACAAGGAAACGCCTATTTGCAATTTACAGAAAAAAGTATGGTCATGAAAAAAGCTTTCTTCTTATCTGTCCCTGAACATTCTTTTTACTCCGTTCATGCAAAGGAGGACAGCATTTTTTTAGAAATAGAATATCATAGAGGAGGTACTTTTATGTCAGAAATAAAAACGATTCAACATCTTACAAGGGCTGCTTCTTTTGCCCTAAAAGATGAAATTTCATATGGAAAAGGACAAATTATGAGTAAAAATTTAGTCATGAATCCTTCTATGGTCATGACATTGATGTCCTTTGATCAAGGGGAAAATTTATCTGCTCACAAAGCTCCGGGCGATGCTCTTGTGACTATGTTGGAAGGAGAAGCAAAATTTTGGATTGACGGGAAAGAACATTTGATAAGAACAGGAGAAAATATCATTCTTCCCGGAAATATTTCTCATGCAGTGGAAGCCGTGACCCCATTTAAAATGTTACTTATCATTGCAAAATAA
- the metK gene encoding methionine adenosyltransferase, giving the protein MKKFNYFTSEFVSPGHPDKVSDQISDAILDACLAEDPNARVACEVFCTTGQVIVGGEITTTTYIDVQDIVRKKIEEIGYRDGMGFDANCGVLSAIHAQSPDIARGVDIGGAGDQGIMFGGAVKETPELMPLAIVLAREILVLLTKLTRSKEIAWARPDAKSQVTLAYDEEGNIDHVETVVVSVQHNPEIGHEEIRKTVIEKVIEPVLEQYHLSKDGITYHINPTGRFVIGGPHGDTGLTGRKIIVDTYGGYFRHGGGAFSGKDPSKVDRSAAYAARWVAKNIVAAGFAEKCEIQLSYAIGVAEPTSIKIDTFGTAKVAEEKLEEAVKKIFDLTPRGIEKALELRSGTFLYQDLAAFGHIGRTDIDVPWERCNKVEELKKAVQ; this is encoded by the coding sequence ATGAAAAAATTTAACTATTTTACTTCTGAATTTGTGTCTCCGGGACATCCGGACAAAGTATCCGATCAAATTTCGGATGCGATATTGGATGCCTGCCTTGCTGAAGATCCGAATGCAAGGGTTGCCTGTGAGGTGTTTTGTACCACAGGGCAGGTCATTGTAGGAGGAGAAATTACAACCACAACCTATATTGATGTTCAAGATATTGTAAGAAAAAAAATTGAAGAAATCGGATACCGAGATGGAATGGGCTTTGATGCAAACTGTGGAGTCCTAAGTGCCATTCATGCTCAATCTCCTGACATTGCTAGGGGAGTGGATATTGGAGGAGCCGGAGACCAAGGAATTATGTTTGGAGGGGCGGTCAAAGAAACTCCCGAACTCATGCCGCTGGCAATTGTTCTAGCCCGTGAAATTTTAGTATTATTGACAAAACTGACTCGTTCTAAAGAAATCGCTTGGGCAAGACCTGATGCAAAATCACAAGTGACTCTTGCCTATGACGAGGAAGGAAATATTGATCATGTGGAAACCGTCGTTGTTTCCGTACAACACAATCCGGAAATCGGTCATGAAGAAATTCGCAAGACTGTCATTGAAAAAGTGATTGAACCGGTCTTAGAACAATATCACTTATCCAAAGACGGAATTACTTACCATATCAATCCGACAGGTCGTTTTGTCATTGGAGGTCCTCATGGAGACACCGGATTGACCGGAAGAAAAATTATTGTAGATACCTATGGAGGATATTTCAGACATGGAGGAGGAGCTTTCTCCGGAAAGGATCCTTCCAAAGTGGATCGTTCCGCCGCTTATGCAGCCAGATGGGTTGCTAAAAATATTGTAGCGGCTGGCTTCGCAGAAAAATGTGAAATTCAATTGTCCTATGCCATTGGAGTAGCTGAGCCGACTTCTATTAAAATCGATACCTTTGGAACAGCAAAAGTAGCGGAAGAAAAATTGGAAGAAGCTGTGAAAAAAATCTTTGACTTGACACCAAGAGGAATTGAAAAAGCCTTGGAGCTTCGAAGTGGCACTTTTTTATACCAAGACTTAGCAGCTTTTGGACATATTGGACGAACGGATATTGATGTTCCATGGGAAAGATGTAATAAAGTGGAAGAATTAAAGAAGGCTGTGCAATAA
- the galU gene encoding UTP--glucose-1-phosphate uridylyltransferase GalU, producing the protein MKKITKAVIPAAGLGTRVLPATKAQPKEMLTIVDKPSLQYIVEELVASGIQDIIIVTGRNKNSIEDHFDFSYELENTLKKDGKTDLLEKISHISDMANIFYVRQNFPKGLGHAILKAKPFIQEEEPFIIALGDDIIYNPQYPVSKQLIDCYEKYGSSVVGCQAVAKEDVSKYGIVKAGEYYDSTSCEIKNFIEKPTLEEAPSTLASLGRYCLSGKIFQYLEKAKPGKNGEIQLTDSILSMIQAGEKVLAYSFSGKRYDIGDKFGLLKANIEYGLRHEEIQQELREYLSCLLTNL; encoded by the coding sequence ATGAAAAAAATTACGAAGGCTGTTATCCCGGCGGCAGGATTGGGAACTCGGGTTCTTCCTGCTACCAAAGCTCAGCCAAAAGAAATGTTAACCATAGTAGATAAACCTTCTCTTCAATATATTGTAGAAGAGTTGGTTGCCTCTGGAATTCAAGATATTATTATTGTAACGGGAAGAAATAAAAATTCCATCGAAGATCATTTCGATTTTTCTTATGAATTGGAAAATACTTTAAAAAAAGATGGAAAGACGGATTTATTGGAAAAGATAAGCCACATTTCCGATATGGCTAATATTTTCTATGTGCGTCAAAATTTTCCAAAGGGCTTGGGGCATGCCATTTTAAAAGCAAAACCTTTTATTCAGGAAGAAGAACCTTTCATCATTGCCTTAGGAGACGATATTATTTATAATCCGCAATATCCTGTTTCAAAGCAATTAATTGATTGCTATGAAAAGTATGGAAGCAGTGTTGTCGGTTGTCAAGCTGTTGCGAAAGAAGATGTTTCCAAATATGGAATTGTGAAAGCCGGAGAGTATTATGACAGTACAAGCTGTGAAATCAAAAATTTCATTGAAAAACCTACTTTGGAAGAAGCTCCTTCTACCTTAGCAAGTTTGGGACGTTACTGCCTATCCGGTAAAATTTTCCAATATCTGGAAAAAGCAAAACCCGGAAAAAATGGAGAAATTCAATTAACAGACTCTATTTTATCTATGATACAGGCGGGAGAAAAAGTATTAGCCTATTCTTTTTCCGGAAAACGTTATGATATTGGAGATAAATTTGGACTTCTCAAAGCAAATATCGAATACGGATTGCGTCATGAAGAAATTCAACAGGAATTACGAGAGTACCTGTCTTGCTTGTTGACAAATTTATAA